From a single Eleginops maclovinus isolate JMC-PN-2008 ecotype Puerto Natales chromosome 20, JC_Emac_rtc_rv5, whole genome shotgun sequence genomic region:
- the lsm3 gene encoding LOW QUALITY PROTEIN: snRNA-associated Sm-like protein LSm3 (The sequence of the model RefSeq protein was modified relative to this genomic sequence to represent the inferred CDS: inserted 1 base in 1 codon) — protein MADEVEQPPSTNTVEEPLDLIRLSLDERIYVKMXNDRELRGRLHAYDQHLNMILGDVEETVTTVEIDEETYEELYKSTKRNIPMLFVRGDGVVLVAPPLRVG, from the exons ATGGCGGACGAAGTTGAGCAG CCCCCATCTACCAACACGGTAGAGGAGCCTCTGGATCTGATCAGACTCAGTCTAGATGAGAGGATCTACGTGAAGA AGAATGACCGTGAGCTCCGCGGTCGACTGCAT GCCTACGATCAGCACCTGAACATGATCCTTGGAGATGTGGAGGAGACGGTGACGACAGTGGAGATCGACGAGGAGACCTATGAAGAACTATACAAG tCAACCAAGAGGAACATCCCCATGCTGTTTGTCAGAGGAGACGGTGTTGTCCTCGTGGCTCCGCCCCTCAGGGTGGGCTAA